A single region of the Triticum dicoccoides isolate Atlit2015 ecotype Zavitan chromosome 2B, WEW_v2.0, whole genome shotgun sequence genome encodes:
- the LOC119367053 gene encoding uncharacterized protein At4g15970-like, whose product MYALRHILGFFLGAAITAAFVVLLLPPSPSPSPSPCSCGGTPPADHKLASSDQAALNKLDTGVNNAAREREEDDDDDEKLAELLRSAAMDDNTIIMTFTNEAWTAPGSLLDVFLESFRIGVRTEPLLKHLVIVAVDGKAFEGCQRVHPLCYRLAAPAAAADFAAEKPYNTPGYLDMMWARNKFQARVLALGFGFVFTDVDIVWFRNPLLRIPVGADIALNCDWFYGDNPYDLNKTANGGFLHAKPRARTLAFFTGWYAARARYPGEHDQFVFDQVKHELAARHDVTVQFIDTEYLSGRCEPRMDFSKLYTFHANCIIGLQYKLEYLTGVLDEWKRFKAQEELLGTNSTALTY is encoded by the exons ATGTACGCGCTGAGACATATCCTCGGCTTCTTTCTGGGAGCGGCGATCACGGCGGCCTTTGTGGTGCTAttgctgccgccttctccttctccttctccttcaccGTGCTCGTGCGGTGGCACGCCGCCGGCAGATCACAAGCTGGCGTCCTCGGACCAAGCTGCTCTCAATAAGCTCGATACG GGGGTGAACAATGCTGCACGGGAACGggaagaggacgacgacgacgacgagaagCTGGCGGAGCTGCTGCGGAGCGCGGCCATGGACGACAACACCATCATAATGACCTTCACGAACGAGGCGTGGACGGCGCCGGGGTCGCTGCTGGACGTGTTCCTGGAGAGCTTCCGCATCGGCGTCAggacggagccgctgctgaagcacCTGGTGATCGTGGCGGTGGACGGCAAGGCGTTCGAGGGGTGCCAGCGCGTGCACCCGCTCTGCTACCGCCTGGCGGCCCCGGCGGCGGCAGCGGACTTCGCGGCGGAGAAGCCGTACAACACCCCGGGCTACCTGGACATGATGTGGGCGCGGAACAAGTTCCAGGCGCGGGTCCTGGCGCTGGGGTTCGGCTTCGTGTTCACGGACGTGGACATCGTGTGGTTCCGCAACCCGCTGCTGCGCATCCCGGTGGGCGCCGACATCGCGCTCAACTGCGACTGGTTCTACGGCGATAATCCGTACGACCTCAACAAGACGGCCAACGGCGGGTTCCTCCACGCCAAGCCGCGGGCGCGGACGCTGGCCTTCTTCACGGGCTGGTACGCGGCGCGGGCCCGGTACCCGGGGGAGCACGACCAGTTCGTGTTCGACCAGGTGAAGCACGAGCTGGCGGCGCGGCACGACGTCACGGTGCAGTTCATCGACACCGAGTACCTCAGCGGGCGGTGCGAGCCCCGCATGGACTTCAGCAAGCTGTACACGTTCCACGCCAACTGCATCATCGGGCTGCAGTACAAATTGGAGTATCTCACCGGCGTGCTCGACGAGTGGAAGCGGTTCAAGGCCCAGGAGGAGCTGCTCGGCACCAACAGCACCGCGCTCACTTACTGA